CTTCTACAAAGGAAAGAGCGTTCCGTATGCAGGTTTAGCTATTGGTGTTATTGCCTTATCAACACTGGATTTATGGACAGTTGGAGCGCGCTTTCTGGACGAAGGCAGCTACGTAAGAGACCGTAATAAATACGACCTCATGTCTGCATCGGAGGCTGATAACTTTATACTGGAACAAAATGAAGATAGAGCCAGAGTACTAAACTTAAGGAATCCCTGGAACGATGGAATTACCTCTTATTACCATTCCTCTATTGGCGGATATCATGGGGCTAAAATCGGTCGTTATCAGGATCTGATTAATTATTATTTAAATGATGAGTTGGTAAGTATTATACAGAACCTTCAGAATGGAAATACAAACTTCACCAACATATCGGTGCTTAATATGCTTAACGCACGTTATTTCAAGGCAGGTGATGTAAAGAACGCTGTAATTGTAAATGAGCAGGCTCTGGGTAATGCCTGGCTGGTAAATCAGGTAAATCCAGTATCTAATGCTGATGAAGCAATCAATGCATTGGGGAATACAGACTTATCTAATACTGCTATCATTAACACTTCAGATTTTCAGTTGGACAACACTAGTTTTAGCAGTGAGGGTAGTATACAAATGACAAACTACGCGCCCAACGCCATTAGCTATAAAGTAGATGCAGCTAAAGAAAGCTTTGCTGTATTCTCAGAAATCTATTATCCGGAAGGCTGGCAGGCCTATATTGACGATGAAGCCGTAGAACATGTACGAGTAAACTACATACTACGTGGGCTAGCCATACCTGCCGGACAGCACAGCATTAGGTTTGAGTTTAAACCTCAGTCCTATTTTATAGGAAGCAAAGTATCATTGGTATGTACAATATTAGTAAGCCTGCTCTTGCTTGCTAGCATCGGAGTGAGTGTAAAAGAAAATAAGCAAAAAGCTTAAGTAAGTAGAAAATGGAGACTGCTGCACCTGTACTATCTATTGTAATCTGCACATACAATCGGGAGGAATTTATTGGAAAAACGCTGGATCACCTAAGCCGTCAAACACTTGATAATGATCAGTTTGAAGTAATTGTTGTTAATAACAACAGTACAGATAATACCGAGAAAATCTGTCAGGAGTTTATCAGTCAACATCCGGAAATGAGGATTAAATACTGTCTGGAGATGCAACAAGGCCATTCCTATGCCAGAAACAGAGGAGTAAACGAATCTGAGGGTAGCCTGATTGCTTATATTGATGATGATGCCTTTGTACACCCTGAATTTGGGAGTAATATTATTAAGTTCTTTAATAAGCGAAATGATGTAAAGGCTATAGGTGGAAAAATTATACCCGCATATCTGGAAAAGAAGCCAAAATGGATGTCGCATTATTTACTACCATTAGTTTCCGCATTAGATATGGGCAAGCACCCCAAAGCTTTTACTGGCAGAAAATTTCCTGTAGGAGCAAATGTAACTTTTCGCAAATCTGTTTTTGAGCGCTATGGACTTTTTAATGTCAAACTGGGGCGCATAGGAAGTGGACTGATGGGCGGTGATGAAAAAGAAATGATTTACCGGCTTAAGAAAAATAATGAAGCAGTCTACTATGTGCCTGATGTGATTGTAGAGCATGTGATTCCCCCAAAACGCCTGAAAATGGAATATATACAGGGGCTGGCAGAAGGTGTCGGGCAAAGTGAAAAAAGAAGGTTGAAAAACGAAAATGGAACCGAAAAAGTAAAAAGAGCTTTAGAAGAACTCATTAAAATCGGAGGTACTTTCATTTTGTTTATCCTTTATACACTAAAAGGAGAGTTAGCCAAAGGTTGGATGCTCATGAAGTTCAGGTATTGGGTGCTGCTGGGCTTTTTCCGATAAGATTGAGAATATAAACCTTTAGCAATACGGCTACCACATGAAACCAAAACATATCACCTTTTTAGATAATATTTTAGCATCTTTGCTTACTACTTTTAAAGTGCTGCTGCTAAGTAAATTCTTTCTAAAAAGGATAAAAAACCAAAGCCCTTACCAAGACTGTGTAATCCTGGGTAATGGACCTTCTCTAAAAAAATTTTTAAAAGAGGATTTGTCTTTTCTGGAAAACAAAGTAGTTTTTTGCGTTAACAATTTTGTAAGAACTCATGCCTATCAGATTGTAAAACCGAACTACTATGTTATTGTTGCTCCAGATTTTTGGGCAAAGGAAGAGAAACCAGGCTGGAAAGAAGAGAGGTATAAAATATTTTATGAGTTGGTAGAGAAGACTGAATGGGAACTAACCCTTTTTGTACCAGTACTAGCCAGGAAACACCAAAGCTGGAAGAATATTCTAAGCAAGAACGCTAAAATTAATATTGCATATTTTAACAACACACCTGTAGAGGGGCTCACCTGTTTGAGCCATTGGTACTTCCGTCAGTGGTTAGGCATGCCACGTCCGCATAATGTACTGGTAGGCACCCTGACCCTTGCCCTGAATATGGGATTTAAGAACTGTTTTATTACTGGTGCGGATCACTCCTGGCTACAAGAAATTATCGTTTCAGACGATAATAAAGTATACCTAAGCCAAAAACATTTTTATGACGACCACCTTAAATCAAAAACCTATACCGATGAGGCTAGGCCCATGTATGTAGGGAGTACCCGTAAAGAGCGCAGGCTTCATGAAATTCTGCATAAGTTTTACTATTCTTTCCGATCGTACTGGGAATTAAAAGAATACGCAAAAGCACAAAAAACAAATATTTACAACCTGACACCGGGTTCCTATATTGATGCGTTTGACCGGCTAACACTTAAAGAAACTAATGGCTAACCTGCAACTTCGTAAGCATATTAAGCCGACTATTAAAGATAAACTTCGTATCTGGAATATAAAGAAGCGGCTGGGTAGATGTGGAAAGGGGGTGTTTTTTGAAAAAAATGCATCCTTTATGCGATACCCAAAACTGATTAGCATCGGTGATCATGTAATTGTTAAAGAAGGGGCAAAAATATGTCCCTGCAACGAACAATCTTCTGTTAGCATTGGTGATAATACAACGATTGGGTATCATACTTACATCTTTGCCTCTCAGCAAATAAGTATTGGTAATAATTGTCAGATTGCTCCCTTTGTATACCTAGTTGATAGTGACCATGGTATAGCTAAAGATACCCTTATGAATCAGCAGCCCAACATTACGGCTCCAATACATATCGGAAATGATGTGTGGATAGCAACAGGAGCAAAAATTTTAAAGGGTGTTACTATACATGATGGAGCAGTAATAGCAGCTGGGGCTGTGGTTAAGGAAGATGTACAGCCTTATGAAATTGTAGGTGGTATACCGGCCAAGCATATTTCTTTCAGAGAATAGACACTCACACATCAGTTCGTAGTTTTTTCTAACTTTGCCCTAGTTCAAATCACAAATAGCTGTATGCGCATTGGTTGCATTATTTTAGCACGGTATAATTCTAACAGGCTTCCCGGTAAAGCTCTGATGCAGGTAGGTGCTAAACCGATACTCCTACAAATATATCAGGCCCTTGAGACAATATTTACTAAAGAAAAAATTGTTGTGGCTACCTCAGACTCTGATACTGACGAGCCTATCGTTTCTTTTTGCAATACACATCAGATCAATTTTTTCCGAGGTAGTCTGGATAATGTGGCTGAGCGCTTTTATTTGTGCGCTAAATATTATCAGTACGATTTTGCTTTTCGCATTAATGGTGATAACCTGTTTGTAGCCACGGATTGTATACAGGAAATGCTTAAGGTAGTTTCTCAAAATCCCTCATATGATTTTTTAAGCAATGTAAAGAACAGAACTTATCCTTTTGGTATGAGTGTAGAATTGGTTAAAATATCTTTTTATGCGCATTGCCTGCAAAAATTTTTAAATAATTCTCATTACCAGGAGCATGTCACTTTGTATCTGTACGAGCACGAAAACTTGGGTAAACGACAATATTTTTACAATCAAACGGTGCCAGAAGCAGAGGGGGCGCACCTGGCTATAGATACTCCTGAAGATTTGAACTTAGCTAAAGCCATTTATTCCCTAATGCCGGAAGCAGGCAACACACCTGAACTATCAGAACTAATACACTATTATCAGCAAGCAAAAAAAGTAAAATGAACAGTCCCTGGAACGGAAAATTTGGCCCCCTACTCATCGCAGAAATTGGTGGAAATCATGAAGGAGATTTTGAGTACGCACTAAAACTTACTGACCTGGCCATAGCGTCAGGTGCCGATTACATCAAGTATCAGATGT
This window of the Porifericola rhodea genome carries:
- a CDS encoding glycosyltransferase, which produces METAAPVLSIVICTYNREEFIGKTLDHLSRQTLDNDQFEVIVVNNNSTDNTEKICQEFISQHPEMRIKYCLEMQQGHSYARNRGVNESEGSLIAYIDDDAFVHPEFGSNIIKFFNKRNDVKAIGGKIIPAYLEKKPKWMSHYLLPLVSALDMGKHPKAFTGRKFPVGANVTFRKSVFERYGLFNVKLGRIGSGLMGGDEKEMIYRLKKNNEAVYYVPDVIVEHVIPPKRLKMEYIQGLAEGVGQSEKRRLKNENGTEKVKRALEELIKIGGTFILFILYTLKGELAKGWMLMKFRYWVLLGFFR
- a CDS encoding acyltransferase, encoding MANLQLRKHIKPTIKDKLRIWNIKKRLGRCGKGVFFEKNASFMRYPKLISIGDHVIVKEGAKICPCNEQSSVSIGDNTTIGYHTYIFASQQISIGNNCQIAPFVYLVDSDHGIAKDTLMNQQPNITAPIHIGNDVWIATGAKILKGVTIHDGAVIAAGAVVKEDVQPYEIVGGIPAKHISFRE
- a CDS encoding cytidylyltransferase domain-containing protein; amino-acid sequence: MRIGCIILARYNSNRLPGKALMQVGAKPILLQIYQALETIFTKEKIVVATSDSDTDEPIVSFCNTHQINFFRGSLDNVAERFYLCAKYYQYDFAFRINGDNLFVATDCIQEMLKVVSQNPSYDFLSNVKNRTYPFGMSVELVKISFYAHCLQKFLNNSHYQEHVTLYLYEHENLGKRQYFYNQTVPEAEGAHLAIDTPEDLNLAKAIYSLMPEAGNTPELSELIHYYQQAKKVK